The following proteins come from a genomic window of Pyxidicoccus sp. MSG2:
- a CDS encoding DMT family transporter, which produces MNRTAGFFIVALSGACFGALGLFGRLAYAAGADAPSLLFLRFTLAGAVLASVMVVRRQPLPERKLMLALILLGAVGYVSEAAAYFIALQHAPAGLVALLLYSFPALVALLQRVVFGERLGRVKWLAVALALGGTALTADVEQGGAKPLGIMLGLLSALLYAGYVVISARVAGRAGPLVSSTVILGSAGATLGLVVLARGPAFPTTPTGWGAVVALALVSTVAAVLLFFVGMARIGPVNTSLVSTMEPLTAVLLGALFLDERLSVRQGVGGLLILTAAVMLAWSDAPDPSRKPPTSTGTPAPG; this is translated from the coding sequence ATGAACCGCACCGCTGGCTTCTTCATCGTGGCCCTGTCCGGGGCGTGCTTCGGCGCGCTCGGCCTCTTCGGGCGCCTCGCCTACGCGGCGGGCGCGGACGCGCCGTCGCTGCTCTTCCTTCGCTTCACCCTCGCCGGGGCGGTGCTGGCCAGCGTCATGGTGGTGCGCCGCCAGCCCCTGCCAGAGCGCAAGCTGATGCTGGCCCTGATACTGCTGGGCGCGGTGGGCTACGTGTCGGAGGCGGCGGCGTACTTCATTGCCCTCCAGCACGCCCCCGCGGGCCTGGTGGCGCTGCTGCTCTACTCCTTCCCCGCGCTGGTGGCGCTGCTCCAGCGCGTCGTCTTCGGCGAGCGGCTGGGCCGGGTGAAGTGGCTGGCCGTGGCGCTGGCCCTGGGCGGCACGGCGCTGACGGCGGACGTGGAGCAGGGTGGCGCGAAGCCGCTGGGCATCATGCTGGGGCTCTTGTCCGCGCTCCTCTACGCCGGCTATGTCGTCATCAGTGCACGTGTCGCGGGCCGGGCGGGGCCGCTGGTCTCCAGCACCGTCATCCTCGGCTCCGCGGGCGCCACGCTGGGGCTCGTGGTGCTGGCGCGGGGCCCGGCCTTCCCCACCACCCCTACCGGTTGGGGCGCCGTGGTGGCGCTGGCGCTGGTGTCCACCGTGGCCGCGGTGCTCCTCTTCTTCGTGGGCATGGCGCGCATCGGCCCGGTGAATACGTCCCTGGTATCCACCATGGAGCCGCTGACGGCGGTGTTGCTGGGCGCGCTGTTCCTGGACGAGCGGCTCAGCGTCCGGCAGGGAGTGGGCGGACTGCTCATCCTCACCGCCGCGGTGATGCTGGCGTGGTCCGATGCGCCGGACCCCTCGCGAAAGCCTCCGACGAGCACGGGAACACCGGCGCCCGGGTAG
- a CDS encoding sigma-70 family RNA polymerase sigma factor, with translation MEWQGHGAVEEAAREHERFLWGLCYRMTGVAADADDLVQETFARALASPPEHQESLRPWLTRVAVNLARDHLRRRRREGYVGPWLPSPLDTGDATAPEASTELDAPPGVEARLPGGGSTEGRYELLESVSYAFLLALEALAPKQRAVLLLRDVFDYSVREVAEALNMSEVNVKVVHHRARAAMEAYDRARCVPTRALQERARAALEGFMGALLSGDVAAAEALLSSDVRALTDGGGQVRAAHVPVVGAKRVLTFLQRLMELRGAPVAFEIQMLNGLPALVFAFAEAEDPMYASHAVMRVDVDGDGRITRIHSVLTDRKLAGLRLPTPA, from the coding sequence ATGGAGTGGCAGGGACACGGCGCGGTGGAGGAGGCGGCGCGTGAGCACGAGCGCTTCCTCTGGGGCCTCTGCTACCGCATGACGGGCGTGGCGGCGGACGCGGACGACCTGGTGCAGGAGACGTTCGCCAGGGCCCTGGCCTCACCGCCCGAGCACCAGGAGTCGCTGCGCCCCTGGCTGACGCGGGTGGCGGTGAATCTCGCGAGGGACCACCTGCGCCGCCGCCGTCGCGAGGGCTACGTGGGCCCGTGGCTGCCGTCGCCGCTCGACACGGGAGACGCCACGGCCCCGGAAGCGTCAACCGAGCTCGACGCGCCCCCTGGAGTGGAGGCCCGGCTGCCGGGAGGCGGCTCGACGGAGGGGCGCTATGAGTTGTTGGAGAGCGTCTCCTACGCCTTCCTGCTGGCGCTGGAGGCGCTGGCCCCGAAGCAGCGCGCCGTGCTGTTGCTGCGCGACGTGTTCGACTACTCGGTGCGCGAGGTGGCCGAGGCGCTGAACATGAGCGAGGTGAACGTGAAGGTGGTGCACCACCGCGCCCGCGCCGCGATGGAGGCGTATGACCGCGCGCGCTGCGTCCCCACGCGGGCGTTGCAGGAGCGCGCGCGAGCCGCGCTGGAGGGCTTCATGGGCGCGCTGCTGTCGGGAGACGTGGCGGCCGCGGAGGCGCTCCTGTCCTCCGACGTGCGCGCGCTGACGGACGGAGGCGGCCAGGTGCGGGCGGCCCACGTGCCCGTGGTGGGCGCGAAGCGGGTGCTCACGTTCCTCCAGCGGCTGATGGAGCTGCGAGGCGCGCCGGTCGCGTTCGAAATCCAGATGCTCAACGGCCTGCCGGCGCTGGTGTTCGCGTTCGCGGAAGCGGAGGACCCGATGTATGCGTCGCACGCGGTGATGCGGGTGGATGTCGACGGGGATGGGCGCATCACCCGGATTCACTCCGTGCTCACGGACCGGAAGCTCGCGGGGCTGCGCCTGCCGACGCCCGCCTGA
- a CDS encoding rhodanese-like domain-containing protein, which translates to MTPQELSQKARQLVAEGAVLLDVRTPQEFQQGHPDAARNIPVQELPRRLSEVGPPGTRVVVYCAAGGRSAQAVQLLRAGGYTDVFDLKSVNYW; encoded by the coding sequence ATGACGCCTCAGGAGCTCTCCCAGAAGGCCCGGCAGCTCGTCGCGGAAGGCGCGGTGCTGCTGGACGTGCGCACGCCGCAGGAATTCCAGCAGGGACACCCCGACGCCGCGCGCAACATCCCCGTGCAGGAGCTGCCCCGACGGCTCTCGGAGGTGGGCCCGCCCGGCACGCGCGTGGTGGTCTACTGCGCCGCGGGCGGCCGCAGCGCCCAGGCCGTGCAGTTGCTGCGCGCCGGTGGCTACACGGACGTCTTCGACCTCAAGTCCGTCAACTACTGGTAG
- a CDS encoding GreA/GreB family elongation factor: protein MRLDKHALLTQLADRLQQSDRLAHRAEAEAREAARSLATESEKKEDGRAAIEFGSLATGQAARARRVQEELKALSTFGQGELPRFPRQGPVALGAIVDMSTEDDDGFAERTFFVLPVGAGTELTGPGGDGFLSVITPASPVGRALMGRKAGDVVEVTLAGEVREWTVLEVA from the coding sequence ATGCGACTCGACAAGCATGCACTCCTCACCCAGCTGGCCGACCGCCTCCAGCAGTCCGACCGCCTCGCCCACCGCGCCGAGGCCGAAGCCCGCGAGGCGGCCCGCAGCCTGGCCACGGAGTCGGAGAAGAAGGAAGACGGCCGCGCCGCCATCGAGTTCGGCAGCCTCGCCACCGGCCAGGCCGCTCGCGCCCGCCGCGTCCAGGAGGAGCTCAAGGCGCTCTCCACCTTCGGCCAGGGCGAGCTGCCGCGCTTCCCGCGCCAGGGGCCCGTCGCGCTGGGCGCGATTGTAGACATGAGCACCGAGGACGACGACGGCTTCGCCGAGCGCACCTTCTTCGTGTTGCCCGTGGGCGCCGGCACCGAGCTGACGGGCCCCGGCGGCGACGGCTTCCTCTCCGTCATCACCCCCGCGTCCCCCGTGGGCCGCGCCCTCATGGGCCGCAAGGCCGGCGACGTGGTGGAGGTGACACTGGCGGGCGAGGTACGGGAATGGACGGTGCTCGAGGTGGCGTGA
- a CDS encoding alpha/beta fold hydrolase produces the protein MRRLLVALLALPLFAACGPAPESDATTTDAQAQEVQSQPDTQELSSAPRERSVTLSTGVTLRYVEQGSKNGPVVVFLHGYTDSHHTWDLNLPIFPRSFHIYALDQRGHGDSSRPGCCYTQQAFAADVVAFLNAMGERKAILVGHSMGSFIAQQVALDSPSRVEALVLVGSAPTVAGNEVALFLKSIVDTQVGTVDPDFVREFQTSTFTRPVPQSYIDTLVSESLKVPARVWQATLDGLIAEDHSARLGRIRVPVLVVGGDQDGFFPVEQQQALVDALPNATYVLYPDTGHAPHAELPHAFVHEVQRFLKSVTK, from the coding sequence ATGAGAAGACTCCTCGTCGCCCTGCTCGCACTTCCCCTCTTCGCCGCCTGTGGTCCCGCGCCTGAGTCCGACGCCACCACCACGGACGCACAAGCGCAGGAGGTCCAGTCCCAGCCGGACACGCAGGAACTCTCGTCCGCCCCGCGCGAGCGCTCCGTCACCCTGAGCACCGGAGTGACGCTGCGCTATGTGGAGCAGGGCTCGAAGAACGGTCCCGTGGTCGTCTTTCTCCATGGCTACACGGACTCGCACCACACCTGGGATTTGAACCTGCCCATCTTCCCGCGCAGCTTCCACATCTATGCGCTGGACCAGCGTGGCCATGGTGACTCGTCCCGTCCGGGCTGCTGTTATACGCAACAGGCCTTCGCCGCGGACGTAGTGGCCTTCCTGAATGCCATGGGCGAGCGCAAGGCCATCCTCGTCGGCCACTCCATGGGCAGCTTCATCGCGCAGCAGGTGGCGCTCGACTCCCCCAGCCGCGTGGAGGCGCTGGTGCTGGTCGGCTCGGCGCCCACCGTCGCGGGCAACGAGGTGGCGCTGTTCCTGAAGTCCATCGTCGACACGCAGGTGGGCACGGTGGACCCGGACTTCGTCCGCGAGTTCCAGACGAGCACCTTCACGCGCCCGGTGCCGCAGTCGTACATCGACACGCTCGTGTCGGAGAGCCTCAAGGTCCCCGCCCGTGTATGGCAGGCCACCCTGGACGGGCTCATCGCGGAGGACCACTCGGCGCGCCTGGGCCGGATTCGCGTGCCCGTGCTCGTGGTCGGCGGCGACCAGGACGGCTTCTTCCCCGTCGAGCAGCAGCAGGCGCTGGTGGACGCACTTCCCAACGCCACCTACGTCCTCTACCCGGACACCGGCCACGCTCCGCACGCGGAGTTGCCGCACGCGTTCGTGCATGAGGTGCAGCGCTTCCTGAAGTCGGTGACGAAGTAG